From a single Gimesia fumaroli genomic region:
- a CDS encoding protein-L-isoaspartate(D-aspartate) O-methyltransferase, translating into MKRIISFLIVNILASFTIGISPESAFAQSSAYFRNLRHEMVTRYIEGEGIKNPRVLSSMKQVPRHEFVSSNMKNLAYQDLALPIGYKQTISPPYVVAYMTETIDPQPDDKVLEIGTGSGYQAAILSGLVKDVYTIEIVEGLGKKAAVRLKRLKYDNVHTRIGDGYLGWPEEAPFDKIIVTCSPEKVPKPLIDQLKEGGMLLIPLGERYQQVFHLFQKEQGELKHKRLIPTLFVPMTGRSEEKREVKPNPLKPEIINGGFEIDANNDKKVDNWHYQRRVNRINVNAPEGSHYLQFENDTPGRLSQMLQGMAIDGSKVHAIEISLQVNYLNTAQGAENFQKPGFIIHFYDKIRRNIGQAYIGPWIGSREWHLQSKKIPIPPQTREAVIQLGLNGGIGVLNVDNLKIEKIE; encoded by the coding sequence ATGAAGCGAATCATTTCCTTCTTAATCGTCAACATTTTAGCCAGCTTTACGATAGGAATTTCTCCAGAGTCAGCATTTGCACAGAGCAGCGCCTATTTTCGGAATCTGCGTCATGAAATGGTGACCCGATATATAGAGGGGGAAGGAATCAAAAACCCGCGCGTACTTTCTTCCATGAAGCAGGTTCCCCGCCATGAATTTGTCAGTTCCAACATGAAAAACCTGGCTTATCAGGATCTGGCATTGCCGATTGGCTATAAGCAGACGATTTCTCCACCCTATGTCGTCGCGTACATGACAGAAACCATCGATCCACAGCCTGATGACAAAGTACTTGAAATCGGCACAGGCAGTGGTTATCAGGCGGCGATACTTTCGGGTCTGGTGAAAGATGTCTATACCATCGAAATTGTGGAAGGGCTCGGAAAGAAAGCGGCCGTACGGTTGAAACGGTTGAAATATGACAACGTTCACACGCGAATCGGTGATGGTTATCTTGGCTGGCCAGAAGAAGCACCATTCGACAAGATCATCGTCACCTGCTCTCCGGAAAAAGTACCTAAACCTTTAATCGATCAGTTGAAAGAAGGCGGCATGTTGTTGATTCCTCTGGGAGAGCGATATCAACAGGTCTTCCATCTCTTTCAGAAAGAACAGGGAGAATTGAAGCATAAACGGCTCATCCCGACGTTATTTGTACCGATGACGGGTCGTTCGGAAGAAAAACGTGAAGTCAAACCGAATCCCCTGAAGCCGGAAATCATCAATGGCGGTTTTGAAATCGATGCGAACAATGACAAAAAAGTTGATAACTGGCACTACCAACGTCGTGTAAACAGGATCAACGTCAATGCTCCTGAGGGAAGCCACTATCTGCAATTTGAAAATGATACTCCAGGAAGGTTATCACAAATGTTGCAGGGAATGGCCATTGATGGTTCCAAAGTCCATGCGATCGAGATCAGTCTTCAAGTAAATTATTTGAACACAGCTCAGGGAGCTGAAAACTTTCAAAAGCCCGGTTTTATTATCCATTTTTATGATAAGATTCGTCGGAATATTGGACAGGCATATATTGGCCCGTGGATCGGAAGTCGTGAATGGCATCTGCAGTCAAAAAAGATTCCGATCCCCCCGCAGACGCGGGAGGCAGTGATTCAGCTGGGGCTCAATGGTGGTATTGGAGTACTGAACGTCGATAACTTGAAGATTGAAAAAATCGAGTAG
- a CDS encoding HEAT repeat domain-containing protein, translated as MYVLRETTIFCTLCVVLLLQGCGSADSPSVEKPIETSSIEHDSKITISEDVTITVPPEDPQREVKEVFQKLLTNRLEPDPDEWKKADKQLTAFGKTAVPTLTTEMSNSDPSARELASMYLASLGPEAKEAAPVLEQALQDESPFTQVNAASTLTHFPEYRDKAIPVLISLTKHTDANTRLTAIYALGSLESHEEAQLQAIKAALNDSDSDVQLAAIKVLGQIGDPAKETLTDLQTLIDNSETDEILREAALSSKSQIEQAKQ; from the coding sequence ATGTACGTGTTACGCGAAACAACCATTTTTTGCACTCTCTGCGTTGTACTCTTGTTACAAGGATGTGGATCGGCCGATTCTCCGTCTGTAGAGAAACCGATTGAGACTTCGAGCATTGAACACGATTCGAAAATAACGATTTCTGAAGATGTCACCATAACTGTCCCCCCTGAAGACCCGCAACGCGAAGTCAAAGAAGTATTCCAGAAACTGCTGACGAATCGACTGGAACCTGATCCTGACGAATGGAAAAAAGCCGACAAGCAGTTAACGGCCTTTGGAAAAACGGCTGTCCCGACGTTGACCACTGAGATGTCCAACTCTGACCCTTCAGCACGTGAGCTGGCCAGCATGTATCTAGCCAGTTTGGGCCCGGAAGCGAAAGAGGCAGCACCAGTTCTGGAACAAGCACTGCAGGATGAGTCACCATTTACACAAGTCAATGCAGCATCAACGCTTACACATTTTCCTGAATATCGCGATAAGGCCATTCCTGTATTGATCAGCCTGACCAAACATACCGACGCTAATACCCGTCTTACCGCGATTTACGCTCTGGGAAGCCTGGAATCTCATGAGGAAGCACAACTGCAAGCCATCAAAGCAGCCCTCAATGACTCTGACAGCGATGTCCAGTTAGCAGCGATCAAGGTACTCGGTCAGATCGGAGATCCTGCAAAAGAGACTTTAACCGATCTGCAGACACTGATTGATAACAGTGAAACTGATGAAATTCTGAGAGAAGCAGCTCTTTCCTCAAAATCGCAGATTGAACAGGCAAAGCAATAG
- a CDS encoding type IV pilus modification PilV family protein — translation MATRIHWLQRSRRNGLTLVESLVSVTITAIAGVALFSAIGASLGASYSSLNHNVGTGLTDQMLEELSAVRFPTSSDTRPHSTANRKDFDDLDDYHNWSDSPPSSKNGYPLGQEPVTILERYLITRPSLLIPDTSFLDRLSREVTVERIRHDSSSGWVVTNDETGFRRVTVTIKLAMTTDTDSRSHTISEASRIFSYVPLSP, via the coding sequence ATGGCAACCAGAATACATTGGTTGCAGCGATCCCGCCGCAACGGACTCACACTCGTTGAATCGCTGGTCTCTGTGACAATCACAGCGATTGCCGGAGTTGCTCTATTCTCAGCGATCGGTGCTTCTCTCGGGGCCAGTTACTCATCATTGAATCATAATGTCGGCACAGGTCTGACAGATCAAATGCTGGAAGAACTCTCGGCGGTCCGATTCCCCACATCAAGTGACACGCGCCCTCACTCCACTGCAAACCGAAAAGATTTTGATGACCTGGATGATTATCACAACTGGTCGGATTCACCACCAAGCAGCAAAAATGGATATCCCTTAGGTCAGGAACCTGTCACGATTCTGGAACGCTATTTGATTACACGGCCCAGTCTGTTGATCCCTGATACAAGTTTTTTAGACAGACTCAGTCGAGAAGTCACCGTCGAGCGAATCAGACATGACAGCAGCTCAGGCTGGGTTGTGACAAATGATGAAACCGGGTTTCGCCGCGTCACAGTCACCATCAAACTGGCAATGACGACGGACACAGATTCGCGGAGTCACACGATTTCAGAGGCATCACGAATATTCAGTTATGTACCACTTTCACCCTGA
- a CDS encoding prepilin-type N-terminal cleavage/methylation domain-containing protein codes for MYHFHPDNSKTATHVLSEGPLVIEMGRVRFCAVRTRVSSSGLTLVELLMAMAISSILVVALGGIVTATQSAWKHTQGIEDSQAQITATFDRIKMMVSQAGIYQVSGQPPQVGLAVVTHSWNSVDIANTLVVWTGGRNGGISDQGIVTRLPKINELLIYTSDPEDAHNLIEVALPDVDSSIDFNSSSFNSTIRSAIKSNSAESALLSDRIKSSQFVLSGNPWGSPIGNIRFDIVKTPSDSILNGITPGTSDWMNLPWPQGTTSSTSGLRLVTINYEIQFETAERTSLNDVNSPTALPFFGSSSRYYAYAP; via the coding sequence ATGTACCACTTTCACCCTGACAATTCGAAAACAGCAACGCACGTCTTATCAGAAGGTCCACTCGTAATTGAGATGGGCCGTGTGCGTTTCTGCGCGGTTCGAACTCGGGTTTCAAGCAGCGGTTTAACGCTGGTTGAGTTATTGATGGCAATGGCCATCTCCTCCATTCTGGTTGTCGCTTTGGGTGGCATTGTAACGGCCACACAATCTGCCTGGAAACATACACAGGGTATCGAAGATTCTCAGGCACAAATCACTGCGACATTTGATCGCATTAAAATGATGGTTTCACAAGCGGGCATTTATCAGGTCAGCGGTCAACCGCCTCAAGTCGGATTGGCAGTAGTCACACATTCCTGGAACAGTGTTGACATCGCCAACACACTTGTTGTGTGGACGGGAGGCCGTAATGGCGGCATTAGCGATCAGGGAATCGTGACGCGGCTTCCGAAAATCAACGAATTATTAATCTATACCAGCGACCCCGAGGATGCACACAATCTGATTGAAGTTGCTTTACCAGACGTTGATTCGTCAATCGATTTCAATAGTTCTTCATTCAACAGCACCATTCGTTCGGCCATCAAATCGAACAGCGCCGAATCAGCATTGTTGAGCGATCGAATTAAAAGTAGTCAGTTTGTACTGTCAGGTAATCCCTGGGGATCGCCCATCGGAAATATTCGATTTGATATCGTGAAAACCCCTAGTGACAGCATTCTGAACGGAATTACACCAGGAACCAGTGACTGGATGAATCTTCCCTGGCCACAGGGAACCACAAGTTCTACGAGTGGATTACGGCTGGTGACGATCAACTACGAAATTCAGTTTGAAACAGCAGAACGAACGTCATTGAACGATGTCAACTCACCCACGGCACTTCCGTTTTTTGGTTCCAGTTCGAGGTATTATGCATATGCACCTTAA
- a CDS encoding pilus assembly FimT family protein: MQKFERHDRDSSRLSSRRRTPGIVLRTRQQDQKNRRGFTLIEMLIVIMLIAILVSVSLISTDTSRSMSLDATARMLVSDLRLARNYAIKFNTKYKVIFDLDEQSYEVQHSGSGTLPVPKDNLAGSRVDSDKYIKRLRSDSLNLPDQVVIRQINLKTSLSDVTELEFGPMGGTGPTRNEDTVLILSTARNGTTFIIPITVSWVTGQAWVEEIQTLNN; encoded by the coding sequence ATGCAAAAATTTGAGCGACATGACCGGGACAGCAGCAGGCTTTCTTCGAGGCGAAGAACACCGGGAATTGTGCTGCGCACCAGACAGCAAGATCAAAAGAACCGGCGCGGCTTCACTCTGATCGAAATGCTGATTGTCATAATGCTGATTGCGATTCTGGTTTCTGTCTCTTTAATTTCGACGGATACCAGTAGATCAATGTCACTGGATGCTACGGCCCGCATGCTGGTCTCTGACCTCCGGCTGGCCCGTAACTACGCCATAAAATTCAATACCAAATATAAGGTCATTTTTGACCTGGATGAACAGTCCTATGAAGTTCAACATTCTGGCAGCGGCACCTTACCTGTTCCGAAAGATAATCTGGCAGGCAGCAGGGTTGATTCAGATAAATATATCAAACGCCTACGCAGTGATTCACTGAATCTGCCGGACCAGGTTGTGATCAGACAGATCAATCTGAAAACATCACTGTCTGATGTAACAGAACTGGAATTTGGCCCGATGGGCGGCACAGGGCCAACCCGGAATGAGGATACTGTTCTAATCTTGTCGACAGCAAGAAATGGAACCACGTTTATTATTCCCATTACAGTCTCCTGGGTTACCGGCCAGGCATGGGTGGAAGAAATACAGACTTTAAATAACTGA
- the pilM gene encoding pilus assembly protein PilM, translated as MISIQRSQYSPIGLQLGPSSATLVQLTGPRHNRVVHAIAQEHFDLDENSSLEERDAKIASELRRILSDHHFKGRRVISCLGSQELFIQNVRLPQLPAEEIPKVVAWEAEERLPYPVADAEIRHLPAGQVRQESNTKQEVILLACHNGILERHLNLLEQAGLTAVAIDVEPSATLRCFHDASEVTQTNSASCYLNFGDAATTVIFADQQNVLFLKYIMQGSDHLDRAVADNLDLPLKEAIRLRKIVTNSPTLDASDELHRSVIDSIRSILESISTEVENCLRYYKVTFRGKKLDQLIVTGNESSPWLIDFLSERLNTECKMGNPFESLKRWPTSTSLLERPGRWTTAMGLAMKEKIDR; from the coding sequence ATGATTTCTATACAACGTTCACAATATAGTCCTATCGGTTTACAGCTCGGACCCAGTTCTGCCACGCTGGTCCAGTTGACAGGACCGCGCCATAATCGCGTCGTGCACGCAATTGCCCAGGAACATTTTGATCTTGATGAAAATAGTTCGCTGGAAGAGCGAGATGCAAAAATCGCATCAGAACTTCGTCGGATCCTATCTGACCATCACTTTAAAGGACGGCGGGTTATCAGTTGTCTGGGCTCTCAGGAATTATTCATTCAGAATGTCCGGCTACCACAGTTGCCGGCGGAAGAAATTCCCAAAGTTGTCGCTTGGGAAGCGGAAGAGAGACTACCTTATCCGGTCGCTGATGCAGAAATTCGGCACTTACCAGCGGGACAGGTTCGTCAGGAATCAAATACTAAACAGGAAGTAATTCTACTTGCTTGCCATAATGGTATTCTGGAACGGCATCTGAACCTGCTGGAACAGGCTGGACTGACCGCCGTTGCCATCGACGTTGAGCCATCGGCCACATTGCGTTGTTTTCATGACGCTTCTGAAGTGACACAGACGAATTCTGCCAGTTGCTACCTGAATTTTGGCGATGCTGCAACAACTGTCATTTTCGCAGATCAACAGAACGTACTGTTCCTCAAATATATTATGCAGGGCAGTGACCACCTCGATCGTGCTGTAGCCGACAATCTGGATTTACCTTTGAAAGAAGCAATCCGCCTACGAAAAATTGTGACTAATTCGCCAACACTGGATGCCAGTGATGAACTACATCGTTCGGTCATTGATTCCATCCGTTCCATACTGGAATCAATCAGTACGGAAGTCGAAAACTGTCTACGGTATTACAAGGTAACATTTCGCGGGAAAAAACTGGATCAGCTGATTGTCACGGGAAATGAATCCAGTCCCTGGCTGATCGATTTCCTGTCAGAACGCTTAAACACCGAATGCAAGATGGGAAATCCATTTGAAAGTCTGAAACGCTGGCCGACTTCCACGTCTTTATTAGAACGTCCCGGCCGCTGGACGACTGCGATGGGATTGGCCATGAAAGAGAAAATAGACCGCTAA
- a CDS encoding PilN domain-containing protein, producing the protein MIPEIDFLPASYREVRRRHRNRIWRRTIVVIFLTLVTLGTFRQREIQHELQAKKKTLEDRMLMMNQQLEDPAQLTQKIKQAEIRANLLAGLQLDESPAQVLNFISSTLPKYVSLNEFQFLFEKVFDRTQSPGKKITEKALEKTLPEQIDLENLQSLHTQENLVINVQGISPDHLSISNYMSNLDQMGMFKEIDLIQSNETIFEGQPMRAFRLRMVVNAPGTYLPKVTHQSSAGLAHSITGGFNNE; encoded by the coding sequence ATGATACCTGAAATAGATTTTTTACCAGCCAGTTATCGCGAAGTGCGTAGGCGACACCGGAATCGTATCTGGCGGCGTACGATCGTTGTAATTTTTCTTACATTGGTCACGTTAGGCACGTTTCGGCAAAGAGAAATTCAGCATGAACTCCAGGCGAAAAAGAAAACTCTGGAGGACCGTATGCTGATGATGAATCAGCAACTGGAAGATCCGGCTCAACTGACTCAAAAAATCAAACAGGCTGAGATCCGTGCCAATTTACTGGCGGGGCTCCAACTGGATGAATCTCCAGCACAGGTTTTGAACTTCATCAGTTCCACCCTACCGAAATATGTTTCATTGAATGAATTCCAGTTCCTGTTTGAAAAAGTCTTTGATCGAACTCAATCGCCGGGCAAAAAGATCACAGAAAAAGCACTCGAAAAAACACTTCCGGAACAGATCGATTTAGAAAATCTGCAAAGTTTGCATACACAGGAAAACCTCGTCATTAACGTGCAGGGAATTTCTCCCGACCATCTTTCCATTTCCAACTATATGTCCAACCTGGATCAGATGGGAATGTTCAAGGAAATTGATCTGATTCAATCAAACGAGACCATCTTTGAGGGTCAGCCTATGCGGGCATTTCGATTGAGAATGGTCGTGAATGCGCCGGGGACGTATCTTCCCAAGGTGACTCATCAAAGCTCAGCAGGATTAGCTCACTCCATCACAGGAGGATTCAACAATGAATGA
- the pilO gene encoding type IV pilus inner membrane component PilO, producing MNEKLRRDSLITIIGLSIVVALFTFVVYLPGLKNKQELNKEISAIQQSISEIPAKVKQLETLHQELKQRQSFIQRLSQRIPADRDTHQVLQRVALLAKKADLTVNELNPGDTVKHETYLQQPFQLSISGPYSGLVDFLNGLDKEERLFTISSVTLTKQDEQPEGFIRGTIGLSVYVFRDNQRDFSDFTENKVSNALISADKR from the coding sequence ATGAATGAAAAATTACGCCGTGATAGCTTAATCACCATTATTGGACTTTCGATAGTCGTCGCCTTGTTTACGTTTGTGGTATATCTGCCTGGACTTAAAAATAAACAGGAACTGAATAAAGAGATTTCCGCGATCCAGCAATCCATTTCCGAAATCCCTGCAAAAGTCAAACAGCTGGAAACACTTCATCAGGAGCTGAAACAACGACAGTCGTTCATCCAACGGCTCAGTCAGAGAATCCCCGCAGACAGAGACACACATCAGGTTCTACAACGAGTCGCATTACTGGCAAAAAAGGCTGATCTCACCGTGAATGAATTGAACCCGGGAGACACAGTGAAGCATGAGACATATCTTCAACAACCGTTTCAATTGAGTATTTCCGGTCCTTACTCAGGTTTGGTTGATTTCTTAAATGGCCTGGACAAAGAAGAACGTTTGTTTACCATATCTAGTGTAACCCTCACAAAACAAGATGAGCAGCCTGAGGGGTTTATCAGAGGAACTATCGGCCTGTCAGTTTACGTATTTCGCGACAACCAGAGGGATTTTTCTGATTTTACCGAGAATAAGGTTAGCAACGCGCTAATTTCAGCCGATAAGAGATAA
- a CDS encoding secretin N-terminal domain-containing protein, with protein sequence MKRQFFIPAFWATLTGLSLLLIAAMTNISTPESLFISPHHQTISQPGNSSESQDRNSQPVVLKQPSLREAEPQSTEHGASKTVQQQPVVRESAMLSATAEAKTKSPQNKPIRSRILFEPGIEISSESKTKPNRAIQFNLASEPELPIENQRSSKMEMRLASLTKQVDRLTNLQMQSQQQSNLELAQNTNRLEQATKLLQQMQQTNQLRDLEKKLDSLQNKQTEPAAEKAKEPVKTETSQTESVETEKSRTKHPVLKVSPNKDSSETFSLQIQDAEIMQVLDMLGELSGTNILTGQGVAGTITANLKNVTPAQALEAILRSRDLTSEKEGEFIYVMTQAQMEQKKKSNRKVVTKLFTPFYVSAKELQTLITPILTENIGVVSLTTPSEVGISPDPTSAGGDAFAQTDAILVRDYPEVLEEVDRLLETMDVPPMQVVIEAMIISVRLSDDMRFGVNFAMLSGDNKNLIVDGNGRVLNNASGFPGSGSSSIVPPTGQFLADVAGLKYGFLHGDISGFIEALEDITETNLIASPQLRALNKQKAELIIGDRISYSTVTQNGTTSIQNVNFLDSGIVLNMRPFITPDGQIRMEIHPERSSATINPRTELPDLQTTEVTTNVMVHDGHTVVIGGLIEERASDAKNQVPFLGAIPVIGNAFRQKREILERTELIVLITPRIVRPEIAQAEGETLEYQEAERLDAFKKNFLPINQVRIVQAQIKQAKKYLRIGNLPKAKHHIKIAVRLDKNNIEAIQLQKYINEALINRNRSMIGLPPTSAPGMHVPTLEGNQ encoded by the coding sequence ATGAAAAGACAATTCTTTATACCGGCATTCTGGGCAACACTGACAGGGCTGTCACTCTTGTTGATCGCCGCCATGACCAATATCAGTACGCCTGAATCTTTGTTTATTTCTCCACATCATCAGACAATATCTCAGCCCGGAAACTCCTCAGAATCACAAGACCGAAACTCTCAACCTGTAGTGCTCAAGCAGCCAAGTCTTCGGGAAGCAGAACCTCAATCAACAGAACATGGTGCTTCGAAAACCGTACAACAACAGCCAGTGGTCCGAGAATCAGCCATGCTGTCTGCGACGGCAGAGGCAAAAACAAAGTCACCCCAAAACAAACCCATTCGTTCACGAATCCTGTTTGAACCGGGAATCGAAATTTCCAGTGAATCCAAAACAAAGCCAAACCGCGCCATTCAATTTAACCTGGCTTCGGAGCCGGAATTGCCAATCGAAAATCAGAGATCATCCAAAATGGAAATGCGTTTGGCCAGTTTAACAAAACAGGTTGATCGACTGACCAATCTGCAGATGCAGTCACAGCAGCAATCCAATCTAGAACTGGCACAGAATACAAACCGTCTGGAACAAGCCACAAAATTGCTGCAACAGATGCAGCAAACAAACCAGTTGCGAGACTTGGAAAAGAAACTGGATAGCCTGCAGAATAAACAGACTGAACCGGCTGCAGAGAAAGCAAAAGAACCCGTCAAAACTGAGACTTCACAAACAGAATCTGTTGAAACAGAGAAATCCAGAACGAAACATCCTGTTCTGAAAGTGAGTCCCAATAAAGATTCCAGCGAAACATTTTCCCTGCAAATTCAGGATGCGGAAATCATGCAGGTACTGGACATGCTTGGAGAACTTTCTGGAACGAATATTTTGACCGGGCAGGGCGTAGCTGGCACGATCACTGCCAATTTGAAAAATGTTACCCCGGCTCAGGCCCTAGAAGCGATTTTGCGTTCGCGCGACCTCACGTCTGAAAAAGAAGGCGAATTCATTTACGTCATGACTCAGGCGCAGATGGAGCAAAAAAAGAAATCCAATCGAAAAGTTGTCACCAAACTGTTTACCCCGTTTTATGTCAGCGCAAAAGAATTACAGACTTTGATCACCCCCATTCTGACGGAGAACATTGGTGTCGTCTCGCTCACCACTCCCAGTGAAGTGGGTATCTCGCCCGATCCCACGAGCGCTGGCGGAGATGCCTTTGCACAAACAGACGCGATCCTGGTTCGCGATTACCCAGAAGTTCTAGAAGAAGTAGATCGTCTACTGGAAACGATGGACGTCCCCCCGATGCAAGTCGTGATTGAAGCCATGATTATCAGCGTCCGACTGAGTGACGATATGCGGTTTGGCGTCAACTTTGCCATGCTGAGTGGAGACAATAAAAACCTGATCGTAGATGGCAATGGCCGGGTTTTAAATAATGCCAGCGGTTTTCCTGGTTCTGGAAGCTCGTCTATCGTACCTCCAACGGGACAATTCCTGGCTGATGTGGCAGGTTTGAAGTATGGATTTTTACATGGAGACATCAGCGGTTTCATCGAAGCGCTGGAAGATATCACGGAAACAAATCTGATTGCTTCGCCTCAGCTACGGGCATTAAACAAACAAAAAGCAGAACTAATTATCGGCGATCGTATCAGTTATTCCACGGTCACACAGAACGGGACGACTTCGATTCAGAATGTCAACTTTCTGGATTCGGGGATTGTGTTAAACATGCGACCCTTTATTACCCCCGATGGACAGATCCGGATGGAGATTCACCCGGAACGCAGTTCTGCAACGATTAATCCCCGAACTGAATTACCAGACTTACAGACCACCGAAGTAACAACAAACGTCATGGTGCATGATGGTCATACCGTCGTCATTGGTGGTCTGATTGAAGAACGGGCCTCGGATGCGAAAAATCAGGTCCCGTTTTTAGGGGCTATCCCTGTCATCGGAAATGCATTTCGGCAGAAGCGGGAAATCCTGGAACGAACTGAGTTGATCGTACTGATTACGCCGCGCATCGTACGTCCTGAAATCGCCCAGGCAGAGGGAGAAACACTGGAATATCAGGAAGCAGAACGACTGGATGCATTTAAGAAAAACTTCCTGCCAATCAATCAGGTACGGATAGTCCAGGCACAGATCAAACAAGCCAAAAAGTACCTCCGCATCGGCAATTTGCCCAAAGCGAAACACCATATCAAGATCGCTGTTCGACTGGACAAGAATAATATTGAAGCAATCCAATTACAGAAATACATTAACGAAGCGTTGATCAATCGAAATCGCAGTATGATCGGCTTACCTCCGACTTCAGCTCCCGGCATGCATGTTCCGACTCTTGAAGGGAATCAGTAA
- a CDS encoding tetratricopeptide repeat protein, with the protein MARNTAIPFMLLSCAASLVCCGCQSVPVSTFAFLTQQPANAKHSETDPPSVDLLEENERTSPYHRQANELVQQAVNHYSNGELNQAKILLASAREIDPGHIGTFEIEAQLSYDMGDRNQFLQSLRAIRAASPNDSQKQSAIGTLFFQAGQTQEGIACLKQAIELKPYNENYALKLAAFYEQTGRTEEAQQILLRALHTSPGSKRLPIALGRVCESNQQWSQASIYYAMVVNHFPKNHVWRKHRARCLYHAGNYSAAFEQFTICQQNDPESLSLSEMIAFGDAALRLGDLETAQDLFDEISAVHQHQLLHVEILRGLCAINRGQSISAKSIIDTARKKWPADPTLLEVAALVPVEQ; encoded by the coding sequence ATGGCCCGGAATACTGCGATCCCGTTCATGCTTCTGAGCTGTGCAGCTTCTTTGGTTTGTTGTGGTTGCCAGTCCGTGCCGGTTTCGACTTTCGCATTTCTCACTCAGCAGCCTGCGAACGCTAAGCATTCTGAGACAGATCCTCCGTCTGTAGATCTGCTTGAAGAAAACGAGAGGACGTCTCCTTATCATCGGCAGGCAAATGAACTGGTACAACAGGCCGTCAATCATTATTCGAATGGGGAATTAAATCAGGCGAAAATTCTGCTGGCCTCAGCCCGGGAAATTGATCCTGGTCATATTGGAACCTTCGAGATCGAAGCACAGCTTTCATATGATATGGGCGATCGGAATCAATTCCTGCAATCACTGCGCGCGATTCGTGCGGCGAGTCCCAATGATTCACAAAAGCAGAGCGCTATTGGAACTCTGTTCTTTCAAGCTGGTCAGACTCAGGAAGGCATTGCCTGTCTGAAGCAGGCCATCGAATTAAAGCCTTACAATGAAAATTATGCTCTCAAACTGGCAGCTTTTTATGAACAAACCGGCAGGACAGAAGAAGCACAGCAAATTCTGTTGCGCGCGCTGCATACTTCACCTGGAAGCAAGCGGCTTCCGATTGCCTTAGGACGTGTCTGTGAATCCAATCAGCAGTGGAGCCAGGCCAGCATCTATTATGCAATGGTGGTCAATCATTTCCCCAAAAATCATGTCTGGCGAAAACACCGTGCCCGTTGCCTGTACCATGCAGGGAACTATTCAGCGGCATTTGAACAGTTCACCATCTGTCAGCAAAATGATCCGGAATCACTTTCCCTCTCTGAGATGATCGCATTCGGCGATGCTGCTCTGCGGTTGGGAGATCTGGAAACGGCGCAAGACCTGTTTGATGAAATTTCAGCGGTGCATCAGCACCAGTTGCTCCATGTAGAGATATTGCGCGGGTTATGTGCAATAAACCGCGGTCAGAGCATCAGTGCAAAATCAATAATCGATACAGCCCGCAAAAAATGGCCTGCCGACCCCACATTATTAGAGGTAGCGGCCCTGGTCCCTGTAGAACAGTAA